The proteins below are encoded in one region of Ereboglobus luteus:
- a CDS encoding LpxI family protein: MLSRFLPEDFDTAKPITLIAGQGRYPVLVADAIRRAGIPIRLLAFHEETPPELYATFPETERRMVYVGQLGKALRALREFGAGYALMAGQITPKRLFGGLHPDLLAIKILFSLKRRNAETIFGALAAEIEKAGVRMLDARCFLDDQLASTGVMTGGKFPINNEYLDHGIHIARESARLDIGQGCVVRKGTVLAVEAFEGTDEMLRRAGTFKTDGTLFVKTVKANQDYRFDVPVFGQRTLEVMRESGLHAAALEAGRVIMLDKPAVVAQAKAWGISLCGFE, from the coding sequence GTGTTATCGCGCTTTCTTCCAGAAGATTTCGACACCGCCAAACCCATCACGCTCATCGCCGGCCAGGGGCGATACCCCGTGCTCGTCGCCGATGCGATACGACGGGCTGGCATACCGATCAGGCTGCTTGCGTTTCATGAGGAAACACCGCCCGAGCTTTACGCAACTTTCCCCGAAACCGAACGCCGCATGGTTTATGTCGGGCAACTGGGCAAGGCCCTGCGCGCGCTGCGCGAGTTTGGCGCCGGCTACGCGCTCATGGCGGGGCAGATCACGCCCAAGCGCCTTTTCGGCGGACTGCATCCCGATCTGCTCGCAATCAAAATTCTTTTTTCGTTGAAACGCCGAAACGCGGAAACAATTTTTGGCGCCCTCGCCGCCGAAATCGAAAAAGCCGGCGTGCGCATGCTCGACGCCCGTTGTTTCCTGGACGACCAACTCGCCTCGACAGGCGTCATGACCGGGGGAAAATTCCCCATCAACAACGAATACCTGGATCACGGCATCCACATCGCGCGCGAATCCGCGCGCCTCGACATCGGCCAGGGCTGCGTCGTCCGCAAGGGCACCGTGCTCGCGGTCGAGGCGTTTGAGGGCACCGACGAAATGCTGCGCCGCGCGGGAACATTCAAGACTGACGGCACGCTCTTCGTGAAAACGGTCAAGGCCAACCAGGACTACCGGTTTGACGTGCCTGTTTTTGGACAGCGCACGCTCGAAGTGATGCGCGAATCCGGCCTGCACGCCGCCGCGCTCGAGGCGGGCCGCGTCATCATGCTCGACAAGCCAGCCGTGGTCGCGCAGGCCAAGGCGTGGGGCATCTCGCTCTGCGGGTTCGAGTGA
- a CDS encoding DegQ family serine endoprotease — translation MTNHNTQPAHHAKTARRPFALLGGSLVAVAAITLSAVAFAQKDSKPGVTMKVDATPLTRTAPSATESYAPIVKEVAPSVVKVLVTERAKNVPIADNPFFSDPRFRDFFGPFFGPYGDDDSNGGNRGNNRRGSRMQRQPEQTGLGSGVIVSADGYVLTNAHVVTGADEIKVSLNDGRELKAKVIGTDPKTDIAVIKVEAGGLPAATFADSDQLEVGDRVLAIGNPFGIGQTVTAGMISALGRGVGIIEDGQGYEDFIQTDASINPGNSGGALTDMSGRVIGINTAILSRSGGFQGIGLAIPSNLVRSVMEQLVANGKVVRGFIGVAVQNLTPEMAEQFKLKNADGALVAEVTPDGPSSKIDIKPGDIITDFNGRAVKDGRTLRLAVAAVAPGTSASITVMRDGKPEQLAIVVGNQPGEKNTAGNDASGGAKTEDNGTLNGVGVADLDARTRRAYGISSNITGAVITDIDPDSPAAAAGLRPGDVIQEINREPVANADEAVKLTENPPSKKTLLRIWSRGGTRFVLVDETESPEASKK, via the coding sequence ATGACAAACCACAACACGCAACCCGCCCATCACGCAAAAACCGCACGCCGCCCGTTCGCCCTCCTCGGCGGCAGCCTTGTCGCAGTGGCTGCGATCACGCTCTCGGCCGTCGCCTTCGCGCAAAAGGATTCGAAGCCGGGCGTCACGATGAAAGTTGACGCCACTCCGCTCACCCGCACCGCGCCCTCCGCCACCGAAAGCTACGCGCCCATCGTCAAGGAAGTCGCGCCCAGCGTCGTCAAGGTGCTCGTCACCGAACGCGCCAAAAACGTCCCCATCGCCGACAATCCATTTTTCAGCGACCCGCGATTCCGCGATTTCTTCGGCCCGTTTTTCGGACCGTATGGCGACGACGACAGCAACGGCGGCAATCGCGGCAACAACCGCCGCGGCAGCCGCATGCAACGCCAGCCCGAGCAAACCGGCCTCGGCTCCGGCGTCATCGTCTCCGCCGACGGCTACGTGCTCACCAACGCGCACGTCGTCACCGGCGCCGATGAAATCAAAGTCTCCCTCAACGACGGACGCGAATTAAAGGCCAAGGTCATCGGCACCGACCCGAAAACCGACATCGCGGTCATCAAGGTTGAGGCCGGCGGATTGCCCGCCGCCACCTTTGCCGACAGCGACCAGCTCGAAGTCGGCGACCGCGTGCTCGCCATCGGCAATCCCTTCGGCATCGGCCAGACCGTCACCGCCGGCATGATCAGCGCCCTCGGACGCGGCGTCGGCATCATTGAGGACGGCCAGGGCTACGAAGATTTTATCCAAACCGACGCCTCCATCAACCCCGGCAACTCCGGCGGAGCGCTCACCGACATGAGCGGACGCGTCATCGGCATCAACACCGCCATCCTCTCCCGCTCCGGCGGCTTCCAGGGCATCGGCCTCGCCATTCCCTCCAACCTCGTCCGCAGCGTCATGGAGCAACTCGTCGCCAATGGCAAAGTCGTCCGCGGCTTCATCGGCGTCGCCGTGCAAAACCTCACGCCTGAAATGGCCGAGCAATTCAAACTCAAGAACGCCGACGGCGCGCTCGTCGCCGAAGTCACGCCCGACGGCCCCTCCTCGAAAATCGACATTAAGCCCGGCGACATCATCACCGATTTCAACGGACGCGCCGTCAAGGACGGACGCACGCTCCGCCTCGCCGTCGCCGCCGTCGCTCCCGGCACCAGCGCATCCATCACCGTGATGCGCGACGGCAAGCCCGAGCAACTCGCCATCGTCGTCGGCAACCAACCCGGTGAGAAAAACACAGCCGGCAACGACGCATCCGGCGGCGCCAAAACCGAGGATAACGGCACGCTCAACGGCGTCGGTGTGGCCGATCTCGACGCCCGCACCCGCCGCGCCTACGGCATTTCAAGCAACATCACCGGCGCGGTCATCACCGACATTGATCCCGACTCGCCCGCCGCCGCCGCCGGCCTGCGCCCCGGCGACGTGATTCAGGAAATCAACCGCGAACCCGTCGCCAACGCAGACGAAGCCGTCAAGCTCACCGAAAACCCGCCCTCGAAAAAGACGCTCCTCCGCATCTGGAGCCGCGGCGGCACCCGCTTTGTCCTCGTTGACGAAACCGAATCTCCCGAAGCCTCGAAAAAATAA
- a CDS encoding gamma carbonic anhydrase family protein, which translates to MTVHDRLAAHLSKTPDTASANWVAANATVVGDVTLGPKSSVFYGAVLRGDIARIVVGEGSNIQDNCVVHLADDLDAVIGDWVTVGHGAIIHACTIEDECLIGMGATVLDGARVGARSIVGAGAVVTPRTVIPPGSMVLGAPAKVVRPLSEEEQAKLKGWAEKYVHVSAAHAAAQK; encoded by the coding sequence ATGACCGTTCACGATCGTCTCGCAGCCCATCTCTCGAAAACTCCCGACACTGCCAGCGCCAACTGGGTCGCCGCCAATGCGACCGTTGTCGGCGATGTCACGCTCGGCCCCAAAAGCAGCGTGTTTTACGGGGCGGTGTTGCGCGGCGACATTGCGCGGATCGTGGTGGGCGAGGGCTCGAACATTCAGGACAACTGCGTGGTGCACCTGGCGGACGATCTCGACGCGGTCATCGGCGACTGGGTGACCGTGGGCCACGGCGCGATCATCCATGCGTGCACGATTGAGGACGAGTGCCTGATCGGCATGGGCGCGACGGTGCTCGACGGCGCGAGGGTGGGGGCGCGGAGCATTGTGGGCGCGGGTGCGGTGGTGACGCCGCGCACGGTGATTCCGCCGGGCTCGATGGTGCTCGGCGCGCCGGCAAAGGTCGTGCGCCCGCTCAGCGAGGAGGAGCAGGCTAAGCTCAAGGGCTGGGCCGAAAAGTATGTGCACGTTTCCGCCGCGCACGCGGCTGCGCAGAAATAA
- a CDS encoding MIP/aquaporin family protein has translation MKKLIVEFIGTFFLVFTVGMVVNQGPVLGALAIGSALMVMVYAGGHISGGHYNPAVTLGVFLRGKCEAKDVVPYWIAQFAAAVVAAIVVCLAVDASLSLGVGGGIEKVVPCIIAEFIGTFALVWVVLNTATSKGTAGNSFYGLAIGFTVFVCAISVGGISGGAFNPAVGLGVFAMGKANLAMLVLYIVTDLVGGAVAALTYKIVNGND, from the coding sequence ATGAAAAAACTCATTGTTGAATTCATCGGCACCTTCTTCCTGGTGTTCACCGTCGGCATGGTCGTCAACCAAGGCCCCGTCCTTGGCGCGCTTGCCATCGGCTCCGCGCTCATGGTCATGGTTTATGCCGGCGGCCATATTTCCGGCGGCCATTACAACCCGGCGGTGACGCTCGGCGTTTTCCTGCGCGGCAAATGTGAGGCGAAGGATGTCGTGCCCTACTGGATCGCGCAATTCGCGGCTGCGGTCGTGGCGGCGATTGTTGTTTGCCTCGCGGTCGACGCGAGCTTGAGCCTCGGGGTGGGCGGCGGCATTGAGAAGGTCGTTCCGTGCATTATCGCCGAATTCATCGGCACGTTCGCGCTTGTCTGGGTGGTGCTCAACACCGCCACGTCCAAGGGCACCGCGGGCAACTCGTTTTACGGGCTGGCGATCGGCTTCACGGTTTTTGTCTGCGCGATTTCGGTCGGCGGCATTTCCGGCGGCGCGTTCAACCCGGCGGTCGGCCTCGGCGTGTTCGCGATGGGCAAGGCCAATCTCGCGATGCTCGTGCTCTACATCGTCACCGACCTCGTCGGCGGCGCGGTCGCGGCGCTCACCTACAAGATTGTCAACGGCAACGACTGA
- a CDS encoding glycoside hydrolase family 43 protein, producing the protein MNFRIRNFSLTRSASRHPGVLASGLLASILCLLLCSCASKNTKSAAQGEPAIAYLFTYFTGNGKSGLHLAWSNDGYKWNALGSGASYLKPRVGESKLMRDPCVARGPDGVYHMVWTTSWDGRTIGHASTRDFLTWSKQDAIPVMAGIDGTRNCWAPEIIYDDEAGQFVIYWSSTVEGRFSETAGTSENKYNHRLYYTTTTDFKNFPPAQLLYEPGFSVIDGTLIKFGGLWQLIVKDETVTPPKKHLRIATSARATGPFAAPPAAPFSRDWVEGPAAFVGREGEVLVYFDVYREKHYGAMRSRDMKTWEDVTDKISLPSGVRHGTVIEVPVTIIDRLRSIDLAMRRPPPRAPLILP; encoded by the coding sequence ATGAATTTTCGAATTCGCAATTTCTCCCTCACCCGCTCCGCCTCCCGGCACCCTGGCGTTTTGGCGTCCGGCCTTCTCGCCTCCATCCTTTGCCTGTTGCTTTGCTCGTGTGCGTCGAAAAATACCAAGAGCGCGGCGCAGGGCGAGCCCGCCATCGCCTACCTCTTCACCTACTTTACCGGCAACGGCAAAAGCGGCCTGCACCTCGCCTGGAGCAACGACGGCTACAAGTGGAACGCCCTCGGATCGGGCGCGAGTTACCTGAAGCCCCGCGTCGGCGAGTCGAAACTCATGCGCGATCCCTGCGTGGCGCGCGGCCCCGACGGCGTTTATCACATGGTGTGGACGACTTCATGGGACGGGCGGACAATCGGCCACGCATCGACGCGCGATTTTCTCACATGGTCGAAACAGGACGCGATTCCGGTCATGGCGGGCATCGACGGAACGCGCAACTGCTGGGCGCCCGAAATCATTTACGACGATGAGGCGGGGCAGTTTGTCATCTATTGGTCATCGACGGTTGAGGGACGTTTTTCCGAGACCGCCGGCACATCTGAAAACAAATACAATCATCGTCTCTATTACACGACCACGACCGATTTCAAAAACTTCCCGCCCGCGCAATTGCTCTACGAGCCCGGCTTCAGTGTGATTGACGGCACGCTCATCAAGTTTGGCGGACTCTGGCAGCTCATCGTGAAGGATGAAACCGTGACTCCCCCGAAAAAACATTTGCGCATTGCGACCAGCGCGCGTGCCACGGGGCCGTTTGCCGCGCCGCCCGCTGCCCCGTTCTCTCGCGATTGGGTTGAGGGGCCGGCGGCATTTGTCGGGCGCGAAGGCGAGGTGCTTGTATATTTCGATGTGTATCGTGAAAAACATTACGGCGCGATGCGTTCGCGCGATATGAAAACGTGGGAGGATGTGACCGACAAAATCTCGCTGCCCTCCGGGGTGCGCCACGGCACAGTGATCGAAGTGCCCGTGACCATCATCGACAGGTTGCGCTCAATCGATCTTGCCATGAGGCGTCCGCCGCCGCGGGCACCGTTGATTCTGCCGTGA
- a CDS encoding sialidase family protein has translation MRNLTITLLGLIIMTSGIANAAVETTDVFVSGRDGYHTYRIPSIVRIADGDLLAFAEGRKGGKGDAGDIDLLVKRSSDNGRTWSSASVIWDDAGNTCGNPCAVVDGDTGVIWLFGTHNLGTDREVDIINKRAASTRTVWVMHSRDGGRTWSKPVDLTSTLKNPSWGWYATGPGVGIQIARGPNKGRLVIPCVHSYDDPQGNLRGGPYEYGSHSIYSDDHGKTWKLGGVIHPKMNECQVVELASPAGAIEMNMRSYFDNGCRAVARSRDGGVTWTGPVDTPALVEPRCQASVLRHSWPKGKKPGVMLFSNPASKTARENMTVRLSEDDGATWPRSLALQGASAAYSCLVSLSNTEAGCLYEVGGKTRKQSYQRIVFARFSLGDIK, from the coding sequence ATGCGAAACCTCACCATCACACTCCTTGGCTTGATAATAATGACATCCGGAATCGCGAATGCCGCTGTTGAAACTACCGATGTTTTTGTTTCCGGCCGCGACGGTTATCACACGTATAGAATACCGTCCATCGTGCGCATTGCGGACGGTGACTTGCTCGCCTTTGCCGAAGGGCGCAAGGGCGGCAAGGGCGACGCCGGCGACATCGATTTGCTGGTGAAGCGTTCCAGCGACAACGGCCGCACATGGAGCTCCGCGAGCGTGATCTGGGATGATGCCGGCAACACTTGCGGTAATCCCTGCGCTGTGGTCGATGGCGACACGGGTGTTATCTGGCTTTTCGGCACGCACAACCTCGGGACGGATCGCGAGGTGGACATCATCAACAAGCGCGCCGCGAGCACGCGCACGGTGTGGGTGATGCACTCGCGCGACGGCGGGCGCACGTGGTCGAAGCCGGTGGATCTCACGTCCACGCTCAAAAATCCGTCGTGGGGCTGGTATGCGACCGGTCCCGGCGTCGGCATCCAAATCGCGCGCGGCCCGAACAAGGGGCGGCTCGTCATTCCCTGCGTGCACAGCTACGATGATCCGCAGGGCAATTTGCGCGGAGGTCCGTATGAATACGGTTCGCACAGCATTTACTCCGACGATCACGGGAAGACGTGGAAGCTCGGCGGTGTCATTCATCCGAAGATGAACGAGTGCCAGGTGGTCGAGCTCGCCTCGCCCGCCGGCGCGATTGAGATGAACATGCGTTCGTATTTTGATAACGGCTGCCGGGCGGTTGCGCGCAGCAGGGACGGCGGCGTGACATGGACCGGGCCGGTCGACACGCCCGCGCTTGTCGAGCCGCGCTGCCAAGCGAGCGTGTTGCGCCACAGTTGGCCGAAAGGCAAGAAACCCGGCGTCATGCTGTTCTCCAATCCTGCGTCAAAAACCGCCCGCGAAAACATGACGGTGCGCTTGAGCGAGGACGACGGGGCGACATGGCCGCGTTCATTGGCATTGCAAGGGGCGTCCGCCGCGTATTCGTGCCTCGTGTCACTTTCGAACACGGAGGCAGGCTGCCTCTACGAGGTCGGCGGCAAGACCCGCAAGCAGTCCTATCAGCGCATCGTCTTCGCGCGATTCTCATTGGGTGACATTAAATGA
- a CDS encoding DUF1266 domain-containing protein codes for MTPQEQQLDAYLNQLKAMGLTDEMIEAYKQQFAASMNAASQWNQNISQFTQNMQQFNELFGDGDGDDDETGGSEITLSDKTTLTPDEQRAVACGADLCMLNDQYLNDLPTGLGKKNCRQLLSQWWDIDGREEMLETIARLQKTGHRGQFKIIAQAYTILDAKEGKRYLREDLAGVMDEDVAVERLRNLRDGLEQFVEDGLISSEKKVPDMMVWDFARIINISRAGFDAGYLEREEALASIMDAAAKIGAAYGSWKEMSVAYQFARYVWTGDDTYELMKANMDVLLSDPKSPWVTIEW; via the coding sequence ATGACTCCCCAGGAACAGCAACTCGACGCCTATCTCAATCAACTCAAGGCCATGGGCCTTACCGACGAAATGATCGAGGCCTACAAGCAGCAATTCGCGGCCTCGATGAACGCGGCGTCGCAGTGGAACCAGAATATCTCCCAGTTCACGCAAAACATGCAGCAGTTCAACGAGCTTTTCGGCGACGGTGATGGCGACGACGACGAGACCGGGGGCTCCGAAATCACGCTTTCCGACAAAACCACGCTCACGCCGGACGAGCAGCGCGCCGTGGCTTGCGGCGCGGATCTGTGCATGCTCAACGACCAATATCTCAACGACCTTCCCACGGGCCTCGGCAAAAAAAACTGCCGCCAGCTTCTTTCCCAGTGGTGGGATATCGACGGGCGCGAAGAAATGCTCGAAACCATCGCGCGCCTTCAAAAAACGGGGCATCGCGGACAGTTTAAAATCATCGCGCAGGCTTACACGATTTTGGACGCCAAGGAAGGGAAACGCTACCTCCGCGAGGATCTCGCGGGCGTGATGGACGAGGACGTTGCGGTCGAACGCCTCCGCAATCTTCGCGACGGACTTGAGCAATTTGTCGAGGACGGCCTGATCAGCTCCGAGAAAAAAGTGCCCGACATGATGGTGTGGGATTTTGCCCGCATCATAAACATTTCGCGCGCCGGTTTCGACGCCGGTTATCTGGAGCGTGAGGAGGCTCTCGCCTCGATCATGGACGCCGCCGCAAAAATCGGCGCCGCGTATGGTTCGTGGAAGGAAATGTCGGTCGCCTACCAATTTGCCCGTTATGTCTGGACTGGCGACGACACCTACGAACTGATGAAGGCCAACATGGACGTCCTCTTGAGCGATCCCAAAAGTCCGTGGGTGACGATTGAGTGGTGA
- the rlmN gene encoding 23S rRNA (adenine(2503)-C(2))-methyltransferase RlmN, which yields MKYTPIKPPLTGETLETLSDRLKERGEPAFRARQILEWLYKKRVRSWDAMTNLSKPLRAWLADTFELMPAALVLGRQSADVTDKLLLELGDKSLIETVIIRAPQDGVGVDHSRKTICVSTQVGCAMACVFCASGLAGLKRDLTAGEIVAQLLQVCYREDALTPRAHAELASFDNIVVMGMGEPLANYDALMRALTIVNADWGLGFGARRITVSTSGLVPKILKLADEPLGFRLAVSLHGATDEVREKIMPVNKAYPLAKLLPAVMAFSEKHGRMITLEFILIADVNDSFDQAEKLRDIALDLHAHVNLIPYNTVEGLPWKRPSNNRQERFADVLRNARISVTLRREKGHDIDAACGQLRLRTEKEREQQL from the coding sequence ATGAAATACACGCCCATCAAGCCGCCGCTTACCGGCGAAACGCTCGAAACGCTTTCCGATCGCCTCAAGGAGCGCGGCGAGCCGGCGTTTCGCGCCAGGCAAATCCTCGAATGGCTGTATAAAAAGCGCGTCCGTTCCTGGGATGCGATGACCAACCTTTCCAAGCCGCTCCGCGCCTGGCTCGCGGACACGTTTGAACTCATGCCCGCCGCGCTCGTGCTCGGGCGCCAGTCCGCCGACGTGACCGACAAGCTCCTGCTCGAGCTTGGGGACAAATCGCTCATCGAAACCGTTATCATCCGCGCGCCGCAGGATGGCGTGGGCGTCGATCACTCGCGCAAAACAATCTGCGTTTCAACCCAAGTCGGTTGCGCGATGGCCTGTGTATTTTGCGCGAGCGGGCTCGCCGGGCTCAAGCGCGATCTCACCGCCGGCGAAATCGTCGCGCAACTATTGCAGGTTTGTTATCGCGAGGACGCGCTCACGCCGCGTGCGCATGCGGAGCTCGCCTCGTTCGACAACATCGTCGTCATGGGCATGGGTGAGCCGCTTGCCAACTACGACGCGCTCATGCGCGCGCTCACAATCGTCAACGCCGACTGGGGGCTCGGTTTCGGCGCGCGCCGCATCACGGTTTCGACGAGCGGGCTGGTTCCGAAAATCCTGAAACTTGCCGACGAGCCGCTCGGGTTTCGCCTCGCGGTTTCGCTGCACGGCGCGACCGATGAGGTGCGCGAAAAAATCATGCCCGTGAACAAGGCCTATCCGCTCGCGAAACTTTTGCCCGCGGTGATGGCGTTTTCCGAAAAACACGGACGCATGATCACGCTGGAATTCATCCTGATCGCGGACGTGAACGACTCGTTTGATCAGGCGGAAAAGTTGCGCGACATCGCGCTCGACCTGCACGCGCATGTGAACCTGATTCCCTACAACACCGTCGAAGGGCTGCCGTGGAAACGTCCGAGCAACAATCGCCAGGAGCGTTTCGCCGACGTGCTGCGCAACGCTCGGATCTCGGTGACATTGCGCCGCGAAAAAGGTCACGACATCGACGCCGCCTGCGGCCAATTGCGCCTGCGGACGGAAAAGGAACGGGAGCAGCAGTTGTAG
- a CDS encoding phosphatase PAP2 family protein — protein sequence MRKAPVITVIIAFLLAATAGAADQRFLTTDPAAIIAMVPPPPANDSPAGMADLETVLQVQKDRTPAQVARAKRVCAHDSLSMGTQVFGPAFNEKNLPRTIAILTKATNERRPVVRASKRQWDRVRPYDRGLGVDPCVERQDNTSYPSGHSSASALWAVFLGKAMPEYEILFMNDVRETMWCRVIGGVHYPSDTQAGKFIGTIIANEMLRNKQTQDAIKEMRAELLDFLKKNPDAKQRAQALLKKTASK from the coding sequence ATGAGAAAAGCTCCCGTCATAACAGTAATAATCGCGTTCCTCCTCGCCGCCACAGCCGGTGCCGCGGATCAGCGTTTTCTCACGACAGACCCCGCGGCAATCATCGCGATGGTTCCTCCGCCGCCGGCCAATGATTCCCCGGCGGGAATGGCCGACCTTGAAACCGTGCTTCAAGTGCAAAAGGACCGCACCCCCGCGCAAGTCGCGCGCGCAAAGCGGGTCTGCGCCCACGACAGCCTCTCGATGGGCACCCAAGTTTTCGGTCCCGCGTTTAACGAAAAAAACCTGCCGCGCACGATCGCCATTCTGACAAAGGCCACCAACGAACGCCGCCCGGTCGTTCGCGCATCGAAAAGACAATGGGATCGCGTCCGCCCCTATGACCGCGGACTTGGTGTCGACCCTTGCGTGGAACGGCAGGACAACACCTCGTATCCAAGCGGCCATTCCTCGGCGAGCGCGCTCTGGGCGGTGTTCCTCGGCAAGGCGATGCCCGAATACGAAATCCTGTTCATGAACGACGTGCGCGAAACCATGTGGTGTCGCGTGATCGGCGGCGTGCATTATCCGTCGGACACGCAAGCGGGCAAATTTATCGGAACCATCATCGCCAACGAAATGCTGCGCAACAAACAGACCCAGGATGCGATCAAGGAGATGCGCGCCGAACTGTTGGACTTCCTGAAAAAAAATCCCGACGCCAAACAAAGAGCCCAGGCGCTTCTCAAAAAAACAGCATCCAAATAA
- a CDS encoding MFS transporter has product MPFLKPSLRRWIIVAIIFAAMVLNYIDRVTISFLKDEIQTMFGLDNFGYALIANVFIFFYAIMYPVSGWLIDRFGHGDGVRRFMFGGILLWSSACIAAVFTRVAWTFGACRAVLGAAEPMAYAAQLRAVTEWFPKKLRATANSLCVAGGTIGMVIAAPLLVGLKETYDWRAAFLVPGVLGVIVAVLWFAFYRNPPAEVLAENTGEASSTKGAAFTWPQLWKTRTLWGVILIRFISDPVWYFCLFWLPGYLKSAGLSEQQVGMFGWIPFLFAALGGIGSGIVSDFMVRSGMAPLRARKVLLTTIALVMPVFAFTPHIASPVVVIAIFSAVCAICLSWLFNVPVILTETFPTRNVSGVLGISAGFGALGSVIFNLFVGRALDTVGPVPIFAVMGGLHLVAVAVLWTMARKENPPSAR; this is encoded by the coding sequence ATGCCCTTTCTGAAACCCTCTCTCCGACGCTGGATTATTGTTGCGATCATATTCGCGGCGATGGTGCTCAATTACATCGACCGGGTAACCATCTCCTTCCTCAAGGATGAAATACAAACGATGTTTGGCCTCGATAATTTCGGCTACGCGCTGATCGCCAACGTGTTTATTTTCTTCTACGCCATCATGTATCCCGTCTCCGGCTGGCTCATCGACCGCTTTGGACACGGCGACGGTGTCCGGCGGTTTATGTTTGGCGGCATCCTGCTTTGGTCATCCGCCTGCATCGCGGCGGTGTTCACTCGCGTTGCCTGGACGTTCGGCGCCTGCCGCGCCGTCCTTGGCGCCGCCGAGCCGATGGCTTACGCCGCGCAGCTCCGCGCAGTCACGGAATGGTTTCCCAAGAAACTTCGCGCGACGGCCAACAGCCTTTGCGTTGCCGGCGGCACCATCGGCATGGTCATCGCCGCCCCGCTCCTCGTCGGCCTCAAGGAAACCTACGATTGGCGCGCCGCGTTTCTCGTTCCCGGTGTGCTCGGCGTCATTGTGGCCGTGCTTTGGTTTGCCTTTTACCGCAATCCGCCCGCCGAGGTGCTCGCCGAAAACACCGGCGAGGCTTCCTCCACGAAAGGCGCCGCCTTCACATGGCCGCAACTTTGGAAAACACGCACGCTTTGGGGCGTCATCCTCATCCGTTTCATCAGTGATCCCGTCTGGTATTTCTGTCTTTTCTGGCTTCCCGGCTACCTCAAATCCGCCGGTCTCAGCGAGCAGCAAGTCGGCATGTTCGGATGGATTCCGTTTCTCTTTGCCGCACTCGGGGGCATCGGCAGCGGAATTGTCTCCGACTTCATGGTGCGTTCCGGCATGGCGCCGCTTCGCGCCCGCAAAGTTCTGCTCACGACCATCGCCCTCGTCATGCCCGTCTTCGCATTCACCCCGCACATTGCCAGCCCCGTTGTGGTCATCGCCATATTCAGCGCCGTATGCGCCATTTGCTTGAGCTGGCTTTTTAATGTCCCCGTCATCCTGACCGAGACCTTTCCCACGCGCAACGTCAGCGGAGTGCTCGGCATCTCGGCCGGTTTCGGCGCCCTTGGGTCCGTGATATTCAACCTCTTCGTCGGGCGCGCGCTTGATACTGTCGGCCCCGTTCCCATCTTCGCCGTCATGGGCGGCCTCCACCTGGTTGCCGTCGCCGTGCTTTGGACAATGGCGCGAAAAGAAAACCCGCCGTCCGCCCGTTAG